The proteins below come from a single Mya arenaria isolate MELC-2E11 chromosome 6, ASM2691426v1 genomic window:
- the LOC128237739 gene encoding uncharacterized protein LOC128237739 → MDEYYKQFPSPGSRNWLKGSVAVNITKRGLAPFACKVYDEIRVEKLKIALKQHFPDLCANCSIVEAIPCDPNNNICNPGKCRFHKGRVFRPCLVVKCNDYRNTVTDKIQKGIDIGCKSCRTAEIVQCYQRNKVCNSGKCKFHMDPNTKQFIPIRPCPNKICDTLRDAIQQTHRFGNPSWKNTDARKWCVNGWGIAKCFMPPDGYANVDNENDTDLNGIISVFINCKEFQQYFTADLSNLQNICSKVRDVGKNIRHAPGLEVTDDDLKVWLSDLKALFSDPTFNNGNPLAKDALDQLQQLENDELIIERSEVVVAIKDSVDYLRTLPVHSNRETLELQSRIDDLEVKVQDILKQMEPSGMGRFKSELKESLIKYHRDNTCTYMIGPFVESGVFGLEDFYVPPNISRVILQSRQKYVTSEEPLTSLEQMLSSNRIIILSADAGVGKTTFCKSLVTLWCAVQEGKTNPLAKFSHSQNFFNDIAYLAEFTYLFYIQLRGNKCDKLEDIIFSHTELVDTELTRDNKAFCDLLSNETGLVILDGLDECDIPIISPLATNRKYTVLITSRPWKLANIDMPSTGIYTHAQINVISRGVSEQLVDHLNNCLNKHFSTSYNAGDFLSAIKKQHLEQFLQNPMLASQLLCVYHEKRIQNIACLVNTAVDSTCPDYGTTSKSRKKDLTFFGKTRSHIYANMIELMFRRVEKKDKSLVQGLSELYKSDDRTHTLPECFDDRNYTCSGLAVLINGIGKLAAYSLVDDDNSLIEEHQMRILKNEEKTVLLKSGILSITSLKTISGESMLYTFIHQTYKEMLACVFLSSLDFHNNLWKMFINRFESVMTPDILSFLCVMNYEQGCKCLDMFNEKKRLFFRGGFFHESELRDYQSTITMTYKECCDNGIKKPRITLKHAQIGSDLGIDNDHALLQGNSIKLETILIKKYTLSIANNSNLFQTSLTHLWLNEATLNDDDHIVLSKCAHLSKIYITDSRITHVTINPSSIEEFWVYLKPELIQEIPPMQVSFVGGSQFSNSLRKLSLVHVTMDVPLDLSNCQELYQLNIGTSSTENQTGNCIIYNMQCCNALQKLRLLKLQFSTDTHLNLSGLRHLSKVIIENSRLTHVTINPSSKEEFWVYVKPELKQEIPPMQVSFVGGSQFSNSLRRLSLVHVTMGVPLDLSICQELYELIIENSSTENQTGNCIIYNVQCCNALQELILRTLQFPTDTHLDLSGLRHLSKVTIHSSRLTHVTINPSSIEKFWVYVKPELIQEIPPMQVSFVGGSQFSNSLRELSLVHVTMGVPLDLSICQELYELVLENSSTENQTGNCIIYNMQCCNSLQELQLDTLQFPTDTHLDLSGLRHLSKVAIQNSRLTHVTINPSSIEEFWVFLKPELIQETPPMQELRLDTLQFPTDTHLDLSGLRHLSEVAKQNSRPTHVTINPSSIEDFWVFLNPELIQETPPMQELRLLKLQFPTDTHLDLSGLRHLSKVTIQNSRLTHVTINPSSIEEFWVYLKPELIQEIPPMQKLILLTLQFPTDTHLDLSGLRHLSKITIHNSRLTHVTINPSSIEEFWVYLKPELIQETPPMQELQLDTLQFPTDTHLDLSGLRHLSKVAIQDSRLTHVTINPSSIEEFWVYVKPELKQEIPPMQISFVGGSQFSNSLRRLSLVHELILRTLQFPTDTHLDLSGLRHLSKVTIHSSRLTHVTINPSSIEEFWVYLKPELIQETPPMQELQLDTLQFPTDTHLDLSGLRHLSKVIIENSRLTHVTINPSSIEKFWVYLKPELIQGTPPMQELRLLKLQFPTDTHLNLSGLRHLSKVTIQNSRLTHVTINPSSIEEFWVYLKPELIQEIPPMQELQLDTLQFPTDTHLDLSGLRHLSKVIIQNSRLTHVTINPSSIEEFWVYLKPELIQEIPPMQELQLLKLQFPTDTHLNLSGLRHLSKVTIQNSRLTHVTINPSSIEEFWVYLKPELIQEIPPMQKLILLTLQFPTDTHLDLSGLRHLSKITIHNSRLTHVTINPSSIEEFCVYVEPALIQQIPPMRVSVVGGSQFSSKLTMLNGQQLRKLNWRLSVCDSIGK, encoded by the exons GGATGAATATTATAAACAGTTTCCTTCACCCGGAAGCCGGAACTGGCTTAAGGGGTCAGTTGCTGTTAATATTACCAAAAGAGGACTTGCACCGTTTGCTTGTAAGGTATACGATGAAATTCGCGttgaaaagttaaaaatagcattaaaacaacattttcctGACCTCTGTGCGAATTGCTCAATTGTTGAAGCTATACCATGTGACCCTAACAACAACATATGTAATCCAGGAAAATGCCGTTTTCACAAGGGGCGTGTTTTTCGTCCGTGCCTTGTAGTAAAATGTAACGATTATCGTAACACTGTTACCGACAAAATCCAGAAAGGTATCGATATAGGTTGCAAGAGTTGCAGGACAGCTGAAATTGTACAGTGttatcaaagaaataaagtCTGCAATTCGGGAAAATGCAAATTCCATATGGATCCAAATACGAAACAATTCATTCCTATAAGGCCATGCCCGAATAAGATTTGTGATACGCTCCGGGATGCCATACAGCAGACACACAGATTTGGAAATCCATCATGGAAGAACACCGATGCAAGGAAATGGTGTGTAAACGGTTGGGGTATTGCCAAGTGCTTTATGCCTCCAGATGGCTACGCAAATGTGGACAATGAAAACGACACTGACTTGAACGGGATAATAAGTGTCTTCATCAACTGCAAAGAATTTCAGCAGTATTTTACAGCCGACTTGTCCAATTTACAGAACATCTGCTCCAAG GTCCGCGATGTCGGAAAGAATATTCGCCATGCACCTGGATTGGAAGTTACTGACGATGACTTGAAAGTCTGGCTATCTGATCTGAAAGCATTGTTTTCTGACCCAACATTCAACAATGGCAATCCCCTTGCAAAAGACGCACTAGACCAATTGCAACAG CTGGAGAATGACGAACTTATCATAGAGCGCTCCGAGGTTGTGGTGGCCATAAAGGACTCGGTTGATTACCTGCGAACGCTTCCTGTCCATTCAAATCGAGAAACACTTGAACTACAGAGCCGAATTGATGACCTGGAAGTGAAGGTGCAAGACATACTTAAACAAATGGAACCTTCTGGGATGGGCAGATTTAAATCGG AATTAAAAGAAAGCCTTATTAAGTATCACCGGGACAACACCTGCACGTACATGATTGGCCCCTTCGTTGAATCTGGAGTGTTCGGACTTGAGGACTTCTATGTTCCTCCAAACATTAGCAGAGTTATTCTTCAATCGAGACAGAAATACGTTACATCGGAAGAACCTCTGACAAGTTTGGAACAGATGTTAAGCTCCAACCGAATTATCATTCTTTCTGCAGACGCCGGCGTAGGAAAGACAACGTTTTGTAAGTCTTTAGTTACGTTATGGTGCGCGGTACAAGAGGGAAAGACCAATCCGTTAGCGAAGTTTAGTCACTCtcaaaactttttcaatgacattgcATATTTAGCTgagtttacatatttattttacatccaGTTACGGGGAAACAAATGCGATAAACTAGAGGATATAATTTTCTCTCATACAGAATTAGTTGACACAGAATTGACAAGGGATAACAAGGCTTTTTGTGATTTGTTATCGAACGAAACAGGTTTGGTAATTTTAGACGGATTAGATGAATGTGACATTCCTATTATTAGTCCCTTAGCAACAAATAGAAAGTATACTGTTCTCATTACATCACGTCCGTGGAAACTTGCAAATATAGATATGCCCAGTACAGgtatatatacacatgcacaGATTAACGTTATTAGCCGGGGTGTGTCCGAGCAACTTGTTGATCATTTGAACAATTGTTTGAACAAGCATTTTAGCACCTCATATAATGCCGGAGATTTCTTATCTgctattaaaaaacaacatttggaaCAATTTCTCCAAAATCCAATGTTAGCCTCGCAGTTGTTATGTGTTTATCACGAGAAACGCATTCAGAATATAGCATGTCTTGTGAATACAGCCGTGGATAGTACATGTCCAGACTACGGTACAACGTCAAAATCTCGTAAAAAGGATTTGACGTTCTTTGGTAAGACAAGGTCGCATATATACGCAAATATGATAGAACTGATGTTTCGAAGAGTCGAGAAAAAGGACAAGTCACTCGTACAAGGTTTGAGTGAGCTATATAAGAGCGATGATCGAACACATACCCTCCCCGAATGCTTTGATGATAGAAATTACACATGCAGTGGATTAGCAGTACTAATAAACGGTATTGGAAAATTGGCAGCCTATTCACTCGTAGACGATGATAACTCTTTGATAGAAGAACATCAAATGCGAATATTGAAGAATGAGGAAAAGACGGTTCTTCTCAAATCTGGAATTCTTTCGATAACAAGCTTGAAAACGATATCAGGAGAAAGCATGCTGTACACATTTATACATCAAACTTATAAAGAGATGCTTGCCTGTGTATTTCTATCTTCTCTggattttcataataatttatggaaaatgtttataaacagaTTTGAATCTGTTATGACACCcgatatattgtcatttttatgtGTCATGAACTACGAACAAGGTTGCAAGTGTTTAGATATGTTTAATGAAAAGAAACGGCTGTTTTTTAGAGGCGGCTTTTTTCACGAGTCCGAACTTAGAGACTATCAATCTACAATTACAATGACCTACAAGGAATGTTGCGACAATGGAATAAAAAAGCCTCGAATAACATTGAAACACGCACAAATCGGCTCAGATTTAGGAATTGACAATGATCATGCACTTTTGCAAGGAAACAGTATTAAGttggaaacaattttaataaaaaagtatacgCTTTCCATAGCAAATAATTCAAACTTATTCCAAACCTCATTGACGCATTTATGGCTAAACGAAGCTACGTTAAACGACGATGACCACATCGTCCTATCGAAATGTGCACATCtctctaaaatatatataacagacAGCCGCATTACACACGtcaccatcaacccgtcttcCATAGAGGAGTTCTGGGTTTACTTGAAACCAGAACTGATACAAGAGATACCGCCCATGCAGGTATCCTTTGTTGGCGGGTCGCAGTTCTCTAACAGTCTACGAAAACTCAGTTTAGTGCACGTTACCATggatgttccccttgatttgtCAAATTGTCAAGAGCTATATCAATTAAATATAGGAACATCCTCAACTGAAAATCAGACTGGAAATTGCATCATATACAACATGCAATGCTGTAATGCACTACAGAAACTGCGACTTCTCAAATTACAATTCTCTACAGATACACACCTGAATCTGAGCGGTCTCAGACATCTCTCTAAGGTAATTATAGAGAACAGCCGCCTTACACACGtcaccatcaacccgtcttcCAAAGAGGAGTTCTGGGTTTACGTGAAGCCAGAACTGAAACAAGAGATACCGCCCATGCAGGTATCCTTTGTTGGCGGGTCGCAGTTCTCTAACAGTCTACGGAGACTCAGTTTAGTGCACGTTACCATGGGTGTTCCCCTTGATTTGTCAATTTGTCAAGAGCTATATGaattaattatagaaaattCCTCAACTGAAAATCAGACTGGTAATTGCATCATATACAACGTACAATGCTGTAATGCACTACAGGAACTGATACTTCGCACATTACAATTCCCTACAGATACACACCTGGATCTGAGCGGTCTCAGACATCTCTCTAAGGTAACTATACACAGCAGCCGCCTTACACACGtcaccatcaacccgtcttcCATAGAGAAGTTCTGGGTTTACGTGAAACCAGAACTGATACAAGAGATACCGCCCATGCAGGTATCCTTTGTTGGCGGGTCGCAGTTCTCTAACAGTCTACGGGAACTCAGTTTAGTGCACGTTACCATGGGTGTTCCCCTTGATTTGTCAATTTGTCAAGAGCTATATGAATTAGTTTTAGAAAATTCCTCAACTGAAAATCAGACTGGTAATTGCATCATATACAACATGCAATGCTGTAATTCACTACAGGAACTGCAACTTGACACATTACAATTCCCTACAGATACACACCTGGATCTGAGCGGTCTCAGACATCTCTCTAAGGTAGCTATACAGAACAGCCGCCTTACACACGtcaccatcaacccgtcttcCATAGAGGAGTTCTGGGTTTTCTTGAAACCAGAACTGATACAAGAGACACCGCCCATGCAG GAACTGCGACTTGACACATTACAATTCCCTACAGATACACACCTGGATCTGAGTGGTCTCAGACATCTCTCTGAGGTAGCTAAACAGAACAGCCGCCCTACACACGtcaccatcaacccgtcttcCATAGAGGATTTCTGGGTTTTCTTGAATCCAGAACTGATACAAGAGACACCGCCCATGCAG GAACTGCGACTTCTCAAATTACAATTCCCTACAGATACACACCTGGATCTGAGCGGTCTCAGACATCTCTCTAAGGTAACTATACAGAACAGCCGACTTACACACGtcaccatcaacccgtcttcCATAGAGGAGTTCTGGGTTTACTTGAAGCCAGAACTGATACAAGAGATACCGCCCATGCAG AAACTGATACTTCTCACATTACAATTCCCTACAGATACACACCTGGATCTGAGTGGTCTCAGACATCTCTCTAAGATAACTATACATAACAGCCGCCTTACACACGTCACCATTAACCCGTCTTCCATAGAGGAGTTCTGGGTTTACTTGAAACCAGAACTGATACAAGAGACACCGCCCATGCAG GAACTGCAACTTGACACATTACAATTCCCTACAGATACACACCTGGATCTGAGCGGTCTCAGACATCTCTCTAAGGTAGCTATACAGGACAGCCGCCTTACACACGtcaccatcaacccgtcttcCATAGAGGAGTTCTGGGTTTACGTGAAGCCAGAACTGAAACAAGAGATACCGCCCATGCAGATATCCTTTGTTGGCGGGTCGCAGTTCTCTAACAGTCTACGGAGACTCAGTTTAGTGCAC GAACTGATACTTCGCACATTACAATTCCCTACAGATACACACCTGGATCTGAGCGGTCTCAGACATCTCTCTAAGGTAACTATACACAGCAGCCGCCTTACACACGtcaccatcaacccgtcttcCATAGAGGAGTTCTGGGTTTACTTGAAACCAGAACTGATACAAGAGACACCGCCCATGCAG GAACTGCAACTTGACACATTACAATTCCCTACAGATACACACCTGGATCTGAGCGGTCTCAGACATCTCTCTAAGGTAATTATAGAGAACAGCCGCCTTACACACGtcaccatcaacccgtcttcCATAGAGAAGTTCTGGGTTTACTTGAAACCAGAACTGATACAAGGGACACCGCCCATGCAG GAACTGCGACTTCTCAAATTACAATTCCCTACAGATACACACCTGAATCTGAGCGGTCTCAGACATCTCTCTAAGGTAACTATACAGAACAGCCGACTTACACACGtcaccatcaacccgtcttcCATAGAGGAGTTCTGGGTTTACTTGAAGCCAGAACTGATACAAGAGATACCGCCCATGCAG GAACTGCAACTTGACACATTACAATTCCCTACAGATACACACCTGGATCTGAGTGGTCTCAGACATCTCTCTAAGGTAATTATACAGAACAGCCGCCTTACACACGtcaccatcaacccgtcttcCATAGAGGAGTTCTGGGTTTACTTGAAACCAGAACTGATACAAGAGATACCGCCCATGCAG GAACTGCAACTTCTCAAATTACAATTTCCTACAGATACACACCTGAATCTGAGCGGTCTCAGACATCTCTCTAAGGTAACTATACAGAACAGCCGACTTACACACGtcaccatcaacccgtcttcCATAGAGGAGTTCTGGGTTTACTTGAAGCCAGAACTGATACAAGAGATACCGCCCATGCAG AAACTGATACTTCTCACATTACAATTCCCTACAGATACACACCTGGATCTGAGTGGTCTCAGACATCTCTCTAAGATAACTATACATAACAGCCGCCTTACACACGtcaccatcaacccgtcttcCATAGAGGAGTTCTGTGTTTACGTGGAGCCAGCACTAATACAACAGATACCGCCCATGCGGGTGTCCGTTGTTGGCGGGTCGCAGTTCTCTAGCAAACTTACGATGCTAAAC GGTCAACAGTTGAGGAAGTTAAATTGGCGATTGAGTGTTTGCGACAGCATTGGAAAgtaa